The following DNA comes from Simkania negevensis Z.
GCTTCTAAATTAGTCAAAATTCCGATGCTTGGTCATGCAGATTCCTTAAATGTTGCTGCTGCAACCACCTTATTGCTTTATGAAGTCATACGTCAAAGAACCCATCTATCTCGATAATCACGTTTGCGTTGTGAACAAGCCTGCAGGCCTTCCGACTCAGCCCCGCCCTTCAGGTGGAGAAAGTTTGGAAGGAGATATAAAAGCTTGGATCAAACAGAAATTTCATAAACCAGGCAATGTCTTTTTAACCCCTGTTCATCGCCTAGACCTTCCAGTAAGTGGGCTTGTACTATTTGCACGCACGAGTAAGAGTCTGTCAAGGCTGCAAGCACAAATGCGCGAGAGAAAGATTCGAAAAACTTATTTTGCCCGTGTTGAGGGGAGATTGAAGGAAAAAGAAGGGTGTTTGCGTCATTTTATCTCCCATGGAAGCCGGCGAGCTCAGATTGTTTCTCAAGAACAAGGGAAAGAAGCAGTCCTTTCCTATCGCGTTATCAAAGAATGGAAAGATCAAACGCTACTGGAACTAGAGTTGCACACAGGACGTTACCATCAAATCCGGGCCCAACTCTCTTTTATGGGGCATCCCATTCGTGGAGATGTGAAATATGGAGCAAAAACTCAAGGAGATCACATCGATTTGCATCATGGGAAACTCATTTTTTTTCACCCTATTTCACAAGAAGAAATCACTGTGGAAAGCCTCCCACCCTTTTGACAGATTCCCGTTTTTGGTGGAAATTTTATTGCCATTTAAGTAAAGTTCTTAACAGCACATGGATTTAGATACAGTCATCCTAATAATCCATCTGTCAAAGCAAAGGAGAACCTGCAATGCATGTCTTTTCTAATTAACCCCCGCTCACACTCACCCATAATGGAATTATGAATCAATCCGAACATTTTGAAACGATGCTTTTCATCCCTTTTTCCCCAAATTCTAAGGTTTTTCCTAGCTCAACTTGCTCAAAATTGTGCATCAAAATGACACTAGAATTTGAAAAAATAATCATCCAAAAAAATCACTTTACAATAACGGGATAGGTTCATGAAACCTTGGCTTAAGATACTTATCGGCCTTGTTCTAGGCGTGGTCACAGGACTGATTTTAAATCGTCAGGTTGAATTTTTATCGCTTGTTGGGAAAGCCTTCATTGACCTTCTCAAGATGCTTGTTGGACTCATTGTCTTTTCCTCGCTTGTCACTGGGATGTGTCATATCAATGACCCCAAGAAGCTAGGACGTATTGGTGCACGAACACTCATTTTCTATGGTGTCACAACCCTCATTGCAATTGGCTTTGGACTGGTTATGGTTTATGCCATTCAGCCTGGAAAAAACTTGAATTTAACCTTAGCCGATGGGATGGGATCTGGGGGAAATTTAAGTTTGATCGACTTTAT
Coding sequences within:
- a CDS encoding RluA family pseudouridine synthase, which codes for MKSYVKEPIYLDNHVCVVNKPAGLPTQPRPSGGESLEGDIKAWIKQKFHKPGNVFLTPVHRLDLPVSGLVLFARTSKSLSRLQAQMRERKIRKTYFARVEGRLKEKEGCLRHFISHGSRRAQIVSQEQGKEAVLSYRVIKEWKDQTLLELELHTGRYHQIRAQLSFMGHPIRGDVKYGAKTQGDHIDLHHGKLIFFHPISQEEITVESLPPF